A section of the Fusarium falciforme chromosome 8, complete sequence genome encodes:
- a CDS encoding PKS-ER domain-containing protein: MPRLGFYPAIMEPIRPRQRVDTRGRYREDRLKPILFRLVLNSFEDSSYIVARHLIPVQRIARVASHLSTVKMAPIPPTMKAVQINKNGGTEVLEYNDVPVPKVGEGQLLVRNSIAGLNYIDTYFRTGLYKAPHFPLTLGREAAGTVVDSHSSVSNFPSGARVVFMGTVGAYAEYSVVNAADAIIIPDEISNEQAVAAYLQGLTAWTFIREAGEVKAGQWVLVHAASGGVGTLLVQLLRAVGAKTIGTASSEEKLALAKKNGAEYTVNSHDDVVAKVKEITGGHGVDVIFDGVGKATFDADLEMIAPKGSLISFGNASGAVDPVNILRLTPKCVRLMRPVVNVYVSPRASLEKYTTELFDMLKSKKLEVAIHDVYPLKEVARAHQDIESRKTTGKLLIKCD; encoded by the exons ATGCC ACGATTGGGTTTTTACCCCGCCATCATGGAACCTATCCGACCCCGCCAGCGCGTGGATACCCGTGGCCGTTATCGTGAAGACCGTCTCAAGCCGATTCTCTTCCGACTTGTCCTTAACTCCTTCGAGGATTCTTCATACATAG TCGCAAGACATCTCATCCCCGTGCAGCGCATCGCTCGAGTTGCTTCCCACCTCTCCACCGTCAAGATGGCTCCCATTCCTCCTACGATGAAGGCCGTTCAGATCAACAAGAACGGCGGCACCGAAGTTCTTGAGTACAACGACGTCCCTGTACCCAAGGTCGGCGAGGGTCAATTGCTCGTTCGCAATTCCATTGCCGGCCTCAACTACATCGATACTTATTTCCGTACCGGCTTGTACAAGGCGCCGCATTTCCCTCTAACTCTTGGACGCGAGGCTGCTGGTACGGTTGTTGACTCGCATTCTTCCGTGTCCAACTTCCCCTCTGGAGCTCGCGTGGTCTTTATGGGCACTGTCGGTGCGTATGCCGAGTACAGCGTCGTCAACGCCGcggatgccatcatcatccccgaTGAGATCTCAAACGAGCAAGCTGTAGCTGCGTACCTTCAGGGTCTGACTGCCTGGACCTTCATCCGTGAGGCTGGtgaggtcaaggctggccAATGGGTGCTCGTCCACGCCGCTTCCGGTGGTGTTGGTACTCTGCTCGTCCAGCTGCTGCGCGCAGTCGGCGCAAAGACCATTGGCACGGCGAGTtcggaggagaagctcgctttggccaagaagaacggtGCTGAGTATACTGTCAACTCGCACGACGATGTGgtggccaaggtcaaggagatcaccggtggtcatggtgttgatgtcaTCTTTGACGGTGTTGGCAAGGCCACCTTTGACGCTGATCTGGAAATGATTGCGCCCAAGGGCAGCCTTATCTCCTTCGGAAATGCC TCTGGCGCCGTGGACCCCGTCAACATCCTCCGCCTCACCCCCAAGTGCGTCCGATTGATGCGACCCGTCGTCAATGTCTACGTCTCGCCGAGAGCCAGTCTGGAGAAGTACACCACCGAGCTCTTCGACAtgctcaagtccaagaagctgGAGGTTGCGATCCACGATGTGTATCCCCTCAAGGAGGTTGCGCGGGCGCACCAGGACATCGAGAGCCGCAAGACGACGGGCAAGCTGCTCATAAAATGTGATTAA
- a CDS encoding SUN domain-containing protein: MPPRAAAGRRPRFTSREPEQPSTHESPNALIRPQLPPLQGTPSSRRQYTYGSGVEPPPRVSAGFQRMDLSTAVNQALSKRDDTDVFVRPPKPQTTATAEDETSRDNGNRLSAANLPRGTVAGSDADSLRSFGMESDYYEDATIGSAPTSTPGPQTRQRTSKTATRTQKDAPEERVSQPARTGRLRPVYQSSDEDEEEEDPRTTRVVVDHGKKINTPAPSRTRQTRSNQLPARNTAREEDQEEESVDEEATGSEPEVESLGVHRVTADRRPRQGSEETSEQSKGTFRKRPQNQSNKGGLFAQADKINKRVTSFDKANEIPVDPWERDFLIQQEIREVEDQVARERAERETRSRPFVQRETWKQWFQQQIAWVLTLWPFRLFRGQRNDLDDLDDDEEHHNAGPVEWWWLFHPMTYVRSLEWLSDKLMDYVFSFIDRVSGVQLRGSQAGLAMYWTMLSFLALSISGAVIHMAMGTSVPSVPGFPDLGSSDTLHWPSPSGFFERIGNMIPSMPSWGTDEGPDIWADPEERGSGSFDKFLESYKKAVGSLKDKGNLHEQAIKKLEAIVPHIVHMDVKGGKPVISQEFWHALRDLLKADGSFLNFDKKNGSLEISSDGQWQALLARLTKDPWFTSTINNSATGAAEQVEGKISGWWDRWVKNNDNKIQELLNTAMDKRQSAGSEREFDERLAKIVNEQLKGKNQAVVSREEFLKQVESEFTKHRKQIAAEMTELRTKMDERVKEMIRAATFDAPKQVTKTEISNLVHEIVKKALADLSLQATAKGTIKVNWDAVLKNQVNFFGVGSGATIDTRRTTPVWDPWNKGVASVEAYEKGILGVNPLPPIAALHPWQDEGDCYCAARTVNHRGNAHSASIAVHLAHLMIPQQVVIEHILPGATTDPEARPRHIEVWARIEADEREKVRDFSQTHFPDNKEDWDFTPPSFEDSFVKISQFVYESDELHNGVHIHHLSPELEDLGAMTDHVIIRAVSNYGAKTHTCFYRVRLFGRRADE; the protein is encoded by the exons ATGCCTCCCAGAGCCGCCGCCGGTAGACGTCCCCGGTTCACCAGCCGGGAACCGGAGCAGCCATCTACACACGAGTCCCCAAACGCCCTGATACGACCTcagctgccgccgctgcaaGGTACTCCGAGCTCTCGGAGACAGTACACCTATGGCTCTGGTGTTGAGCCGCCGCCCAGAGTGAGCGCTGGCTTTCAGCGGATGGACCTGAGCACCGCTGTCAACCAGGCCCTCTCCAAGCGTGATGACACCGATGTGTTTGTGCGACCACCAAAACCTCAAACAACTGCGACTGCGGAAGATGAGACTTCTCGTGATA ATGGAAATCGGCTAAGCGCTGCAAATCTCCCTCGGGGAACTGTCGCTGGTAGTGACGCCGACAGCCTGCGCAGTTTTGGTATGGAAAGTGACTACTACGAAGATGCGACGATAGGATCTGCGCCTACTTCAACCCCAGGTCCCCAGACACGACAGCGCACCTCCAAAACAGCTACGCGGACGCAAAAAGATGCGCCTGAGGAACGTGTATCACAGCCTGCGCGCACCGGGAGACTGCGACCGGTTTACCAGTCTtcagatgaagatgaagaagaggaggatccaAGAACCACGCGTGTTGTTGTCGACCATGGAAAGAAGATCAACACGCCAGCCCCCAGTAGAACGCGCCAGACAAGGTCAAACCAATTGCCAGCGCGAAATACTGCTCGggaagaagaccaagaggaggagagcgtGGATGAGGAAGCAACCGGTTCAGAGCCAGAAGTGGAATCGCTAGGAGTGCATAGGGTGACCGCCGACCGTCGACCAAGGCAGGGATCCGAGGAGACGTCTGAGCAATCGAAGGGAACCTTTCGAAAGAGACCACAGAACCAGTCAAACAAAGGGGGGCTCTTTGCACAAGccgacaagatcaacaagaGAGTCACCTCGTTCGATAAGGCCAACGAGATACCGGTTGATCCGTGGGAGCGTGACTTTCTAATCCAGCAAGAGATTCGCGAGGTCGAAGACCAAGTTGCTCGTGAGCGAGCAGAGAGAGAAACCCGGAGCAGACCATTTGTTCAACGCGAGACGTGGAAGCAGTGGTTCCAGCAACAAATCGCTTGGGTGCTCACGCTCTGGCCTTTCCGCCTATTTAGGGGACAGCGAAATGACTTGGACGActtggacgacgacgaggagcatCATAATGCTGGCCCTGTGGAATGGTGGTGGCTCTTTCATCCTATGACGTACGTACGAAGCTTGGAATGGTTGTCCGACAAGTTGATGGATTACGTCTTCAGCTTTATCGACAGAGTATCTGGAGTCCAACTTCGAGGCTCTCAGGCGGGCTTGGCTATGTATTGGACCATGCTTTCCTTTCTTGCTTTGTCCATTAGCGGCGCCGTTATACATATGGCAATGGGAACATCTGTGCCGTCAGTACCAGGCTTCCCGGATCTGGGATCGTCCGACACCCTTCATTGGCCCAGTCCTTCTGGCTTCTTTGAGAGAATTGGAAACATGATCCCGTCAATGCCTTCCTGGGGCACGGATGAGGGACCCGATATCTGGGCTGACCCAGAAGAGCGCGGATCCGGATCCTTTGATAAGTTCTTGGAATCGTACAAAAAGGCAGTCGGCTCTTTGAAAGACAAGGGAAACCTCCACGAGCaagccatcaagaagctggaggcGATAGTCCCTCACATCGTCCACATGGACGTCAAGGGCGGGAAACCCGTCATCTCGCAGGAGTTCTGGCATGCTCTCCGGGATCTCTTGAAGGCGGACGGCAGTTTCTTGAATTTCGACAAGAAGAATGGGAGCCTTGAGATTTCTTCCGATGGGCAGTGGCAGGCACTCCTTGCTCGGCTCACCAAGGACCCCTGGTTTACgtccaccatcaacaacagcgCCACGGGGGCTGCTGAGCAGGTGGAGGGGAAAATTTCTGGGTGGTGGGATCGATGGGTTAAGAACAACGACAACAAGATTCAGGAGCTTCTGAACACGGCAATGGATAAGAGACAGTCTGCTGGCTCGGAGCGCGAATTCGACGAACGACTCGCCAAGATTGTCAATGAGCAGCTCAAGGGAAAGAACCAAGCCGTCGTCTCCCGCGAGGAGTTTCTCAAACAGGTTGAGAGCGAGTTTACCAAGCATCGGAAGCAGATCGCTGCTGAGATGACGGAGCTGAGAACAAAGATGGATGAGCGCGTCAAGGAGATGATTCGCGCAGCAACCTTTGATGCCCCTAAGCAGGTCACCAAGACTGAAATCTCCAACCTTGTACATGAGATCGTCAAGAAGGCCCTGGCCGACTTGAGTCTCCAGGCCACGGCCAAGGGCACGATCAAGGTAAACTGGGATGCCGTGCTCAAGAACCAGGTCAACTTTTTTGGAGTAGGCTCTGGTGCTACTATTGACACGAGACGCACGACACCGGTGTGGGATCCGTGGAATAAGGGGGTTGCTTCTGTCGAGGCCTACGAGAAGGGTATCCTTGGTGTGAACCCCTTGCCCCCCATCGCGGCGCTTCACCCCTGGCAGGACGAAGGAGACTGTTACTGCGCTGCGCGTACTGTCAACCATCGTGGTAACGCCCACAGCGCTTCAATCGCCGTCCACCTCGCCCACCTCATGATCCCTCAGCAAGTCGTCATCGAACACATCCTCCCCGGGGCAACCACAGATCCGGAGGCTCGTCCCCGCCACATCGAAGTCTGGGCCAGAATCGAAGCAGACGAGCGTGAAAAGGTTCGCGACTTTTCACAAACGCACTTCCCCGACAACAAGGAGGACTGGGACTTTACACCCCCCAGCTTTGAGGATTCGTTTGTAAAGATTAGCCAGTTCGTCTACGAGAGCGATGAGCTGCACAACGGCGTGCACATCCATCACCTCAGCCCAGAACTCGAAGATCTGGGCGCCATGACGGATCACGTTATTATTCGTGCTGTGAGCAACTATGGTGCCAAGACTCATACTTGCTTTTACAGGGTGAGGCTGTTTGGGAGGCGAGCAGACGAGTAA
- a CDS encoding UDP-glucose 4-epimerase gives MPVGTVLVTGGTGYIGSFTSLALLEHGYDVVIVDSLYNSSEVALDRIELLAGRRPAFYKLDVTDEKALDEVFQKHPAIDSVIHFAALKAVGESGEIPLEYYRVNVGGSIALLRAMERNNVNNIVFSSSATVYGDATRFPNMIPIPEHCPIGPTNTYGRTKSMIEDVITDFINAQRNNLEKAGKEYKQWNGALLRYFNPCGAHPSGIMGEDPQGVPYNLLPLLGKVATGEREKLLVFGDDYASRDGTAIRDYIHVVDLARGHLVALNYLRENKPGVKAWNLGSGRGSTVFEIIKAFSKVVGRDLPYQVNPRRQGDVLDLTANPSLANKELNWKTELTMEEACDDLWRWVKNNPQGYRQDPPAELLDAVKASKA, from the exons ATGCCTGTTGGAACAGTTCTCGTCACTGG TGGCACTGGCTACATTGGCTCCTTCACCTCTCTTGCCCTGCTTGAGCACGGCTACGATGTTGTCATTGTCGACTCCCTCTACAACTCATCCGAGGTTGCCCTCGACCGCATCGAGCTGCTGGCCGGTCGCCGTCCTGCCTTCTACAAGCTCGACGTGACCGACGAGAAGGCCCTCGATGAGGTCTTTCAGAAGCACCCTGCCATTGACAGTGTGATTCACTTTGCTGCTCTCAAG GCTGTCGGCGAGTCCGGCGAGATTCCCCTCGAGTACTACCGTGTCAATGTCGGTGGCAGCATCGCTCTTCTCCGCGCCATGGAGCGCAACAACGTCAACAACAtcgtcttctcctcgtccgcGACCGTCTACGGCGACGCCACCCGCTTCCCCAACATGATCCCCATCCCCGAACATTGCCCCATTGGGCCCACCAACACCTACGGCCGCACTAAGTCCATGATTGAGGATGTTATCACCGACTTTATCAACGCTCAGCGCAACAACCTCGAGAAGGCTGGCAAGGAGTACAAGCAGTGGAACGGTGCCCTTCTGCGATACTTCAACCCCTGCGGTGCCCACCCCAGCGGTATCATGGGCGAGGATCCCCAGGGCGTTCCTTACAACCTTCTACCCCTTCTTGGAAAGGTCGCGACCGGTGAGCGCGAAAAGCTGTTGGTATTCGGCGACG ACTACGCCTCCCGAGACGGCACCGCCATCCGCGACTACATCCACGTTGTCGACCTTGCCCGCGGTCACCTCGTAGCTCTCAACTATCTCCGTGAGAACAAGCCCGGTGTCAAGGCATGGAACCTGGGTTCCGGCCGCGGCAGCACCGTCTTTGAGATTATCAAGGCCTTCAGCAAGGTCGTTGGCCGTGACCTCCCCTACCAGGTTAACCCCCGACGACAGGGCGATGTCCTCGATCTTACCGCGAACCCCTCCCTGGCCAACAAGGAGCTCAACTGGAAGACGGAGCTCACCATGGAGGAGGCTTGCGATGACCTCTGGCGCTGGGTCAAGAACAACCCCCAGGGTTACAGACAAGACCCTCCCGCGGAGCTgcttgatgctgtcaaggcatCCAAGGCTTAA
- a CDS encoding RNA helicase yields the protein MAPSARNSGRAAKVHKNGRTEQRQQKRKREQEDLQQLEQRVIDLDPKSDAIKNFSHLPLSVPTASGLEASHFQVLTDVQAQAIPLALKGNDVLGAAKTGSGKTLAFLIPVLEKLYRAQWTEYDGLGALILSPTRELAVQIFEVLRKVGRNHVFSAGLVIGGKSLKEEAERLDRMNILVCTPGRMLQHLDQTAGFDANNLQILVLDEADRIMDMGFQSAVDALVEHLPKSRQTLMFSATQSKKVSDLARLSLKDPEYVSVHEAAASATPTNLQQHYIVTPLTEKLDTLYGFIKANLKSKIIVFLSSGKQVRFVYESFRHLQPGIPLLHLHGRQKQIARMEITSRFTAAKHSCLFATDVVARGIDFPAVDWVIQADCPEDVDTYIHRVGRTARYQSNGRAVLFLDPSEEPGMLKKLEQKKIPIQRVNVKEKKKKNIKDHLQSMCFQNPDLKYLGQKAFISYARSVYIQKDKDVFKFDKLDLDGFAASLGLPGTPQIKFQKGDDIKRIKNAPRAGMLSDSESDEDLDGKKKSKKNEVRTKYDRMFERTNQDVLSSHYTKLVIDGDDKKGEDDDGDFLSVKRVLRDDDLDEASKDAYKSTAKIIEGLGGEEPFIVDSKRREKALKSKKKMAKFKGNSTKLVFDEEGNAHAVYELQDEDDFRQEGPAEEQRRKFVEDEATRVKEADVDDKALAKQKRREKKEKRKAAERAERMGFVDDEDAPMLQAVDDGEDPLEFMRSLPIAGQDSSSEEEEREPPRKRAKKWFEDDSEDEDKKSRKKGKGKGKVIEMDQEPETLEDLEALATGLLDG from the exons ATGGCTCCCAGCGCGCGAAATTCCGGCCGCGCGGCCAAGGTTCACAAGAATGGTCGTACTGAGCAGCGACAGCAGAAACGCAAGAGGGAGCAGGAGGATCTTCAGCAGCTGGAGCAGAGGGTGATTGACTTG GATCCCAAGTCGGACGCCATCAAGAACTTCTCACATCTCCCCCTCTCCGTACCGACCGCCTCTGGCCTCGAGGCCTCGCACTTCCAGGTCCTGACCGACGTCCAAGCTCAAGCCATTCCCCTCGCCCTCAAGGGCAACGATGTCCTCGGAGCCGCCAAGACGGGCAGCGGAAAGACCCTCGCCTTCCTCATTCCcgtcctcgagaagctctaCCGCGCACAATGGACCGAGTACGATGGTCTCGGTGCCCTCATCCTCTCCCCCACCCGCGAACTCGCTGTTCAGATCTTTGAAGTCCTACGCAAGGTCGGCCGGAACCACGTCTTTTCAGCAGGTTTGGTTATTGGCGGAAAGAGcctgaaggaggaggcagagCGATTAGACCGCATGAATATCCTCGTCTGCACGCCCGGCCGCATGCTGCAGCACCTCGACCAGACGGCCGGTTTCGACGCAAACAACCTGCAAATCCTGGTGCTCGACGAGGCGGATCGCATCATGGACATGGGTTTCCAGTCGGCTGTTGACGCCCTGGTCGAGCATCTTCCCAAGTCGCGACAGACTCTCATGTTCAGTGCGACGCAGAGCAAGAAGGTGTCTGATCTTGCGCGACTCAGCCTCAAGGACCCCGAATACGTTTCTGTTCACGAAGCCGCAGCGAGCGCGACCCCTACGAACCTTCAGCAACATTACATTGTTACGCCCCTGACCGAGAAGCTCGACACATTGTATGgtttcatcaaggccaacctCAAGAGCAAGATCATTGTGTTCTTAAGTTCTGGAAAACAAGTCCGATTCGTGTACGAGAGTTTCCGTCATCTGCAACCTGGTATTCCTCTACTCCATCTCCACGGCAGACAAAAGCAGATCGCTCGAATGGAGATTACGTCAAGATTCACCGCCGCCAAGCACTCGTGTCTGTTTGCGACCGATGTCGTTGCGCGAGGAATTGATTTCCCTGCCGTTGACTGGGTCATTCAGGCTGATTGCCCTGAAGACGTTGACACATACATCCACCGAGTTGGTCGAACAGCTCGTTATCAGAGCAATGGTCGAGCCGTGCTGTTCCTAGACCCGAGCGAGGAGCCTGGCATGCTCAAGAAACTGGAGCAAAAGAAGATTCCGATACAAAGGGTAaacgtcaaggagaagaagaagaagaacatcaAGGATCACCTGCAAAGCATGTGCTTCCAGAACCCGGACCTCAAGTATCTCGGTCAAAAGGCCTTTATCAGCTACGCCCGATCCGTCTACATAcaaaaggacaaggacgtcTTCAAGTTTGACAAGCTCGACCTCGACGGCTTCGCTGCTAGTCTGGGTCTTCCCGGAACGCCACAGATCAAGTTCCAGAAGGGTGATGATATCAAGCGGATAAAGAATGCACCTCGCGCAGGCATGTTGAGCGACTCCGAGTCTGACGAGGATCTGGATGgtaagaagaagagcaagaagaacgaGGTGCGGACAAAGTACGATCGTATGTTTGAGCGAACGAACCAGGACGTCTTGTCAAGTCACTACACGAAACTTGTCATTGATGGAGAcgacaagaagggcgaggatgatgatggcgatttCTTGTCGGTGAAGAGAGTTCTCAGGGATGATGATCTTGACGAGGCTTCCAAGGACGCATACAAGAGCACAGCAAAGATCATTGAAGGTCTAGGCGGCGAGGAGCCTTTCATCGTAGACTCGAAGCGTCGCGAAAAGGCCCTCAAGTCGAaaaagaagatggccaagttcAAGGGCAACTCTACCAAGCTCGTGTtcgacgaggagggcaaCGCCCACGCCGTGTACGAGCtccaggacgaggacgacttcCGTCAGGAGGGTCCCGCGGAGGAGCAGAGGCGCAAGTttgtcgaggacgaggctACGAGGGTCAAGGAGGCGGATGTCGACGACAAGGCTCTTGCCAAGCAGAAGCGccgcgagaagaaggagaagaggaaggctgCGGAGAGGGCGGAGCGTATGGGCTTtgtggacgacgaggacgcgCCTATGCTACAAGCCGTCGACGACGGAGAGGATCCTCTGGAATTCATGCGGTCTCTACCCATCGCTGGACAAGATTCATCgtcggaagaggaggagagggaacCACCGAGGAAGCGGGCCAAGAAGTGGTTCGAGGACGAttccgaggacgaggacaagaagagcaggaagaagggcaagggcaagggcaaggtcatcGAGATGGATCAGGAGCCGGAGACGCTCGAGGATCTGGAGGCCCTTGCTACTGGGCTGCTGGATggttga